From Bordetella flabilis, the proteins below share one genomic window:
- a CDS encoding YifB family Mg chelatase-like AAA ATPase, which produces MSLAILNSRALLGLHAVFVRVETHLAAGLPSFTVVGLAGVEVRESRERVRAAIQNSGFEFPAGRITVNLSPADLRKESARFDLPMALGVLLASGQVAMPELKTHEGASCLARLVVAGELSLTGVLVPVAAPLAIALAVARDDPDATLVLPAASAAQAAHVPGLTVLGARTLTEVVAHLAGTAPLPAAEPAPWPAATAPPCLSDVRGQGGARRALELAAAGGHSLLMVGPPGAGKSMLAYRMPGLLPPLSHLHALEVAAIAGLAGRGAGFSLQPPFRAPHHCATAVALVGGGSRPRPGEISLAHHGVLFLDELPEFDRGALEALREPLETGKVSIARAAGTLQYPARFQLVAAMNPCPCGWRGHPRVACRCTPEQAIRYRARLSGPLLDRIDLQIELPPADPEWMDAPPGEPSAAVRDRVLACRARQHDRQRGLNAHLAGAELDAHCALDDDARVLLREAISRLNASGRAAHRVLRVARTAADLEGVARVGSRHIAEGVQLRQVMN; this is translated from the coding sequence GTGAGTCTTGCCATCCTGAACAGCCGTGCCTTGCTGGGGCTGCACGCTGTTTTCGTGCGCGTGGAGACGCACCTGGCCGCGGGACTGCCGTCGTTCACCGTGGTCGGCCTGGCCGGGGTGGAAGTACGCGAAAGCCGCGAGCGCGTGCGCGCGGCCATCCAGAACAGCGGATTCGAGTTTCCCGCTGGCCGCATCACGGTGAACCTGTCTCCCGCGGACCTGCGCAAGGAATCGGCCCGCTTCGACCTGCCGATGGCGCTGGGCGTATTGCTGGCATCGGGGCAGGTGGCGATGCCGGAGCTGAAGACGCACGAGGGCGCGTCATGCCTGGCCAGGCTGGTGGTCGCGGGCGAGCTGTCCTTGACAGGTGTCCTGGTGCCGGTTGCGGCACCGCTGGCGATTGCGCTGGCCGTGGCGCGCGATGATCCCGATGCGACCCTGGTCCTGCCGGCGGCCAGCGCGGCCCAGGCGGCGCATGTGCCAGGGCTGACGGTCCTGGGGGCGCGCACGTTGACGGAAGTAGTCGCGCACCTGGCCGGAACCGCACCGCTGCCGGCCGCCGAGCCGGCGCCCTGGCCGGCGGCGACCGCACCGCCCTGCCTGTCGGATGTGCGCGGCCAGGGCGGCGCGCGACGCGCCCTGGAACTGGCGGCCGCCGGTGGACATAGCCTGTTGATGGTGGGCCCGCCCGGCGCCGGTAAAAGCATGCTGGCGTATCGCATGCCGGGCCTGTTGCCGCCGTTGTCGCACCTGCATGCGCTGGAGGTCGCGGCCATCGCGGGGCTGGCCGGCCGCGGCGCCGGCTTCAGCCTCCAGCCGCCGTTTCGCGCCCCGCACCATTGCGCGACGGCGGTCGCTCTGGTCGGCGGCGGCAGCCGGCCGCGGCCCGGTGAAATCAGCCTGGCGCACCATGGCGTGTTGTTCCTGGATGAGTTGCCTGAGTTCGATCGCGGCGCGCTCGAAGCGCTGCGCGAACCGCTGGAGACCGGCAAGGTGTCGATTGCCCGCGCCGCCGGGACATTGCAGTATCCCGCGCGGTTTCAATTGGTCGCGGCGATGAATCCCTGTCCCTGCGGCTGGCGTGGCCATCCGCGCGTCGCGTGCCGCTGCACGCCCGAGCAGGCCATCCGCTACCGGGCCAGGCTGTCGGGTCCCTTGCTGGACCGCATCGACCTGCAAATCGAGCTGCCGCCGGCGGATCCGGAGTGGATGGATGCGCCGCCCGGGGAGCCGTCGGCCGCGGTACGGGACCGCGTGCTGGCCTGCCGCGCACGCCAGCACGACCGCCAGCGCGGGCTGAATGCCCATCTGGCCGGCGCGGAGCTGGACGCGCACTGTGCCCTGGACGACGATGCGCGCGTCCTGCTGCGCGAGGCCATCAGCCGGCTCAATGCCTCCGGCAGGGCGGCGCATCGGGTATTGCGGGTCGCGCGGACCGCGGCCGACCTGGAAGGCGTGGCCAGGGTAGGCAGCAGGCACATCGCGGAGGGGGTGCAACTGCGCCAGGTGATGAACTGA
- the rplT gene encoding 50S ribosomal protein L20, with protein sequence MPRVKRGVTARARHKKVLSAAKGYRGRRGNVFRIAKQAVMRAGQYAYRDRRNKKRTFRALWITRINAAVREHGVTYSVFMAGLKKASIDLDRKVLADLAVKDKAGFAAVVQQAKAALSA encoded by the coding sequence ATGCCTCGCGTAAAACGCGGCGTTACCGCCCGCGCCCGCCACAAGAAAGTCCTCAGCGCCGCCAAGGGTTATCGCGGTCGCCGCGGCAATGTATTCCGCATCGCCAAGCAGGCGGTCATGCGCGCCGGGCAATATGCCTACCGCGACCGCCGCAACAAGAAGCGCACGTTCCGCGCCCTGTGGATCACCCGTATCAACGCCGCCGTGCGTGAACACGGCGTGACCTACAGCGTGTTCATGGCCGGCCTGAAGAAGGCGTCGATCGACCTGGACCGCAAGGTGCTGGCCGACCTGGCCGTGAAGGACAAGGCTGGCTTTGCCGCCGTGGTGCAACAGGCCAAGGCAGCCCTGTCCGCCTGA
- a CDS encoding zinc-dependent alcohol dehydrogenase family protein — MSMQALILREYNAPLARVELDRPQPGPGQVLVRIAASGLNPLDLKIRAGAAAHARHPLPLVLGIDMAGVVEAVGAGVTAFHPGDEVYGMTGGVGGIQGSLAQYAAVDAALLAHKPATLSLREAAALPLSFITAYLGLVDRAHVQAGQTVLVQGGAGGVGHIAVQLARALGAQVSATATGAQLERVSAMGAAPIDYRAEAVEQYVASRTGGRGFDVVYDSVGGPTLDASFAAVSHFGHVVSALGWGTHTLAPLSFREASYSGVFTLHPLLTGQFREHHGEMLREAAKLVDAGRLRPHVDPRRFDMDSVEQAYDAIAQGTARAKIVVDVG; from the coding sequence ATGAGCATGCAGGCCTTGATTCTGCGGGAATACAACGCGCCGCTGGCGCGCGTCGAACTGGATCGTCCCCAGCCTGGCCCGGGCCAGGTGCTGGTGCGTATCGCCGCGAGCGGCCTCAACCCCCTCGACCTGAAAATCCGCGCCGGCGCCGCCGCCCACGCCCGCCATCCCCTGCCGCTGGTGCTGGGCATCGACATGGCGGGCGTCGTGGAAGCGGTGGGCGCCGGCGTCACCGCTTTCCATCCGGGCGACGAGGTCTATGGCATGACGGGCGGCGTGGGCGGCATCCAGGGCTCCCTGGCACAGTACGCGGCCGTCGATGCCGCCTTGCTGGCGCACAAGCCCGCCACGCTCAGCCTGCGCGAGGCGGCCGCCCTGCCCTTGTCGTTCATCACGGCCTACCTGGGCCTGGTCGACCGCGCGCATGTGCAGGCCGGCCAGACCGTGCTGGTCCAGGGCGGCGCCGGCGGTGTTGGCCACATCGCGGTGCAACTGGCCCGGGCCTTGGGCGCGCAGGTCAGCGCGACGGCGACCGGCGCACAGTTGGAGCGCGTGTCCGCCATGGGCGCCGCGCCTATCGATTATCGGGCCGAGGCTGTGGAGCAATACGTCGCATCCCGCACCGGAGGGCGCGGGTTCGACGTCGTCTACGACAGCGTGGGCGGCCCCACGCTGGACGCCTCGTTCGCCGCCGTCAGCCATTTTGGCCATGTGGTCAGCGCGCTGGGCTGGGGCACCCACACCCTGGCGCCGTTGTCGTTTCGCGAAGCGAGCTACTCGGGCGTATTCACCCTGCACCCGCTGTTGACGGGCCAGTTCCGCGAACACCACGGCGAGATGCTGCGCGAAGCCGCCAAGCTGGTCGACGCCGGCAGGTTGCGCCCGCATGTAGACCCGAGGCGTTTCGACATGGATAGCGTCGAACAGGCCTACGACGCCATCGCGCAGGGAACGGCCCGGGCCAAAATCGTTGTCGATGTCGGGTAA
- a CDS encoding LysR family transcriptional regulator produces the protein MEWDDVRVFLAIARHGTLAAAARSIGQTQPTLGRRLRALEQSLGQTLFQRTPRGFILTEAGMAVRSHAERMEEEAIGFVRTLAGQSQALSGLVRVSSSDWFGIHVLTPVFATFLRKHPQVSIELVTDARRYSLARREADLGVRITPFEEPDIVQRRLMHMSYALYAHQDLVAPTGDGTGHALITMDSAFAELPDVQWLRHVLPGARVAYASNNRGAQAYMCAQGMGLAVLPCSLGDTTPGLRRIDVGDPPPGRDVWLGYHRDLRRLGRLRALIDAMVEQLGGPPA, from the coding sequence ATGGAGTGGGATGACGTCCGGGTGTTTCTCGCCATCGCGCGCCACGGCACGCTAGCCGCGGCGGCACGGTCGATCGGGCAGACGCAACCGACCCTCGGCAGGCGGCTGCGCGCCCTGGAACAGTCCCTGGGACAGACGCTGTTCCAGCGCACGCCGCGCGGCTTCATCCTGACGGAAGCCGGCATGGCCGTGCGCAGTCACGCGGAACGCATGGAAGAAGAGGCCATCGGGTTCGTCCGTACGCTGGCGGGCCAGAGCCAGGCCTTGTCGGGCCTGGTGCGGGTATCGTCATCGGATTGGTTTGGCATCCATGTCCTGACGCCGGTCTTCGCCACTTTTCTGCGCAAGCATCCCCAGGTCAGCATCGAACTGGTCACCGATGCGCGGCGCTACAGCCTGGCGCGCCGTGAAGCGGACCTGGGCGTGCGCATTACGCCGTTCGAAGAGCCCGACATCGTGCAGCGCCGCCTTATGCACATGTCGTACGCCCTGTACGCACACCAGGACCTTGTCGCGCCGACGGGCGACGGGACGGGGCACGCGCTGATCACGATGGACAGCGCCTTCGCGGAATTACCCGATGTGCAATGGCTGCGCCACGTGTTGCCCGGGGCGCGTGTGGCCTACGCCAGCAACAACCGCGGCGCCCAGGCGTACATGTGCGCGCAAGGCATGGGGCTGGCGGTCCTGCCGTGCTCCCTGGGAGATACGACGCCCGGCCTGCGTCGCATCGATGTCGGCGATCCGCCGCCGGGGCGCGATGTGTGGCTGGGCTATCACCGGGACCTGCGGCGCCTGGGTCGATTGCGGGCGCTGATCGACGCAATGGTCGAGCAACTGGGTGGTCCGCCGGCTTAG
- the rpmI gene encoding 50S ribosomal protein L35: protein MPKMKTKKSASKRFKVRGSGSIKRGQAFKRHILTKKTTKNKRQLRGSAAVHETNVASVKAMMPFA from the coding sequence ATGCCCAAGATGAAGACCAAGAAAAGCGCTTCCAAGCGCTTTAAGGTTCGCGGCAGCGGATCCATCAAGCGTGGCCAGGCTTTCAAGCGCCACATCCTGACCAAGAAGACCACCAAGAACAAGCGCCAGTTGCGCGGTTCGGCCGCTGTGCACGAGACGAATGTCGCCTCGGTCAAGGCCATGATGCCTTTCGCTTGA